One window of Thermoflexus sp. genomic DNA carries:
- a CDS encoding ABC transporter permease encodes MAFLKTVYTIWYRDLLRFLRDRARIFSSLGQPLLFLVVFGNGLAPAVAAGMGGVDFRTFLFPGILSMAVLFTAVFSAVSIVWDREFGFLKEVLVAPVSRAAVALGKVAGGSTTALIQGLLIMILAPLVGVRFTVPQILTLIVMMILMAATMTSFGILIAARMRSMEGFHMMMNFLLMPMFFVSGAFFPLREVPLWMEWLARVDPVTYGVDAMRQTVLRGMIPEPILHALILHPLEINLIALVAFWMLFLIPAVWLFSKTE; translated from the coding sequence ATGGCCTTCCTGAAAACGGTTTACACGATCTGGTATCGAGATCTGCTGCGTTTCCTTCGGGATCGCGCCCGGATCTTCAGCTCCCTGGGCCAGCCCCTGCTCTTCCTGGTGGTGTTTGGGAACGGGCTGGCTCCGGCAGTGGCGGCCGGGATGGGCGGGGTGGATTTCCGCACCTTCCTGTTCCCGGGGATCCTGAGCATGGCGGTGCTCTTCACGGCGGTCTTCTCCGCCGTTTCCATCGTGTGGGACCGCGAGTTCGGCTTTCTGAAGGAGGTGCTGGTGGCCCCTGTCTCGCGCGCAGCGGTCGCCCTTGGGAAGGTGGCAGGAGGCAGCACCACCGCGCTGATCCAGGGGCTTCTGATCATGATCCTGGCCCCCCTGGTGGGCGTGCGATTCACGGTTCCCCAGATCCTCACCCTGATCGTGATGATGATCCTGATGGCGGCGACCATGACCTCTTTCGGGATCCTCATCGCCGCCCGCATGCGGTCGATGGAAGGCTTCCATATGATGATGAACTTCCTGCTGATGCCTATGTTCTTCGTGAGCGGGGCGTTCTTCCCGCTCCGGGAGGTTCCCCTCTGGATGGAATGGCTGGCCCGGGTCGATCCGGTGACCTACGGGGTAGACGCCATGCGCCAGACCGTGTTGCGCGGGATGATCCCGGAGCCGATCCTCCACGCGTTGATCCTTCACCCGCTGGAAATCAACCTGATCGCCCTGGTCGCCTTCTGGATGCTGTTCCTGATCCCGGCGGTGTGGCTGTTCAGCAAGACGGAGTAA
- the coxB gene encoding cytochrome c oxidase subunit II, with protein MARTGGAIRGWARGGEAGLVILSAGLAGCSAQSPAILAPVSPKGRAEAELFWFILAITAFVFVVVEALLLYAVIRFRARDPQAIPPQIHGNRALEVSWTTVTALGLAVIFAMTWRTMAATSTPPAEAIPVKVIGHQWWWEFQYPTLGITTANELVIPVGRPIRLTVTAADVIHSFWVPQLGGKMDAIPGRENLLWLQADVEGTYYGQCAELCGASHANMRLRVRVVSDSEFQRWVEAQRAPAAQPVEPLAQKGYQVFMSKACVGCHTIDGTPARGKVGPNLTHVGSRTTIAAGLLENTPENLARWLDNPPAVKPGSLMPRLGLTPEEIQALVAYLSSLK; from the coding sequence ATGGCGCGAACCGGCGGTGCGATCCGCGGATGGGCCCGGGGGGGCGAAGCAGGGCTGGTGATCCTGAGCGCTGGGCTTGCGGGGTGTTCTGCTCAGAGCCCGGCGATCCTGGCTCCTGTATCCCCCAAGGGCCGGGCGGAGGCGGAGCTGTTCTGGTTCATCCTGGCGATTACGGCCTTTGTCTTTGTGGTGGTGGAGGCGTTGTTGCTCTACGCGGTCATCCGTTTCCGGGCCCGGGATCCGCAGGCCATTCCCCCCCAGATCCACGGGAACCGGGCCCTCGAGGTCTCATGGACCACGGTGACCGCCCTGGGCCTGGCGGTGATTTTCGCCATGACCTGGCGGACGATGGCCGCGACCTCCACGCCGCCGGCGGAGGCGATTCCGGTGAAGGTCATCGGCCATCAATGGTGGTGGGAGTTTCAATATCCGACTCTGGGGATCACCACGGCCAACGAGCTGGTGATCCCCGTGGGCCGGCCGATCCGGCTCACCGTTACCGCGGCGGACGTCATTCATAGCTTCTGGGTTCCTCAGCTGGGCGGCAAAATGGATGCCATCCCCGGGCGGGAAAATCTCCTGTGGTTGCAGGCGGATGTGGAGGGGACGTATTACGGGCAGTGCGCAGAGTTATGCGGCGCCTCCCATGCGAACATGCGCCTGCGGGTCCGGGTGGTATCGGACTCCGAGTTCCAGCGATGGGTGGAAGCTCAGCGGGCGCCCGCGGCGCAGCCCGTGGAGCCCCTCGCGCAGAAAGGATATCAGGTGTTCATGAGCAAGGCCTGCGTGGGCTGTCATACCATTGACGGCACGCCGGCTCGGGGAAAGGTGGGACCGAACCTCACTCATGTGGGGAGCCGGACGACGATTGCGGCGGGCCTGCTGGAGAACACCCCGGAGAACCTGGCCCGCTGGCTGGATAATCCCCCGGCGGTCAAGCCGGGCTCGCTGATGCCCCGCCTGGGCCTGACCCCGGAGGAGATCCAGGCTCTGGTGGCTTATCTTTCTTCCCTGAAATGA
- a CDS encoding MarR family transcriptional regulator — translation MIPERVLARRILETLHLVIRKIWAEVKGDHPESFPAQSYRLLGMLAQRPYTLTELARAQSVRPSTVSRAVRSLAAQGWVDVERDPTDRRRVWIRLTPKGRKALRRLQLRAAVRLGRRLATLSPEERAILAQAMDLLQRTLGSGPGPPSTG, via the coding sequence TTGATCCCTGAACGTGTCCTGGCCCGTCGGATCCTGGAGACCCTTCACCTGGTGATACGAAAGATCTGGGCAGAGGTGAAAGGGGATCATCCGGAAAGCTTCCCAGCGCAATCCTATCGGCTGCTGGGGATGCTGGCTCAGCGTCCGTATACCCTGACGGAGCTGGCCCGTGCGCAGTCTGTTCGTCCCTCCACGGTCTCGCGGGCGGTTCGCTCCCTCGCCGCTCAGGGCTGGGTGGATGTGGAACGGGATCCCACAGACCGACGGCGGGTATGGATCCGGCTCACGCCAAAGGGGCGAAAGGCGCTGCGCCGGCTTCAGCTGCGAGCGGCCGTCCGTCTGGGGCGACGGCTGGCCACCCTCAGCCCGGAGGAACGCGCGATCCTGGCCCAGGCGATGGATCTCCTGCAGCGAACGCTGGGGAGCGGCCCGGGGCCTCCTTCGACCGGGTGA
- the alaXM gene encoding alanyl-tRNA editing protein AlaXM — METELLYQTDAYRRSFEATVVAVEGRAVALDRTAFYPGGGGQPHDLGWLTDGARTWRVMAVRRQGPLVWHEVEGEPPAPGQRVQGEIDWERRYALMRTHTALHILCGVVWRDYGAKVTGGNMEPLRGRMDFELETLRGELVREIEEKINAEVAAARPVRVHFLPREEADRHPDLIRTKVNLLPPDIRVVRVVEIEGLDLQADGGTHVANTREVGRIRVVDYKSKGRSNKRMEIELSEG; from the coding sequence ATGGAGACCGAACTGCTGTATCAGACCGATGCCTACCGGCGGAGCTTTGAGGCGACGGTAGTGGCTGTGGAAGGGCGAGCGGTGGCCCTGGACCGGACGGCTTTCTACCCCGGCGGTGGGGGTCAACCCCACGACCTGGGATGGCTCACCGATGGCGCGCGCACGTGGCGGGTGATGGCCGTTCGCCGCCAGGGGCCGCTGGTCTGGCATGAGGTGGAGGGAGAGCCTCCCGCGCCAGGACAGCGGGTGCAGGGGGAGATCGACTGGGAGCGCCGCTACGCCCTGATGCGCACCCACACCGCCCTTCATATCCTGTGTGGGGTGGTCTGGCGGGACTATGGGGCCAAGGTGACCGGAGGGAACATGGAGCCCCTGCGCGGGCGCATGGATTTCGAGCTGGAGACCCTGCGGGGGGAGCTGGTGCGGGAGATCGAGGAGAAAATCAACGCGGAGGTGGCAGCCGCCCGCCCGGTGCGGGTCCACTTCCTCCCCCGCGAGGAGGCCGATCGCCACCCCGATTTGATCCGCACCAAAGTCAACCTCCTCCCGCCAGACATCCGGGTGGTCCGGGTGGTGGAGATCGAGGGGCTGGATCTTCAGGCCGACGGTGGCACGCACGTGGCGAACACCCGGGAAGTCGGCCGGATCCGCGTAGTGGATTACAAGAGCAAGGGGCGGAGCAATAAACGGATGGAGATCGAACTCTCAGAGGGATAG
- a CDS encoding ATP-binding cassette domain-containing protein, whose protein sequence is MNAIEAERLTRRFGDFVAVREVSFTVREGELFAFLGPNGAGKSTTINMLCTLLRPTSGKARVGGHDIVKEPHEVRRRIGLVFQDPSLDDRLTAWQNLQFHARLYDVPRRAFEERAKRLLELVDLLDHAHQEVRTFSGGMKRRLELARGLLHQPKVLFLDEPTLGLDPQTRRHIWDYILRLRDTEGTTVFFTTHYMDEAERADRIAIIDHGRIIALDTPDNLKAMIGGDVILMRTSDDARAAERLREALALEPRRTEEGLLIEAARGDQLIPRLLGVLQNGREPPLTVHSISLRRPSLEDVFIKLTGRAIRDEEASPLDMMRLSQRLWRRR, encoded by the coding sequence ATGAACGCCATTGAGGCGGAGCGCCTGACCCGGCGGTTCGGCGACTTCGTGGCCGTTCGAGAGGTTTCTTTTACGGTGCGAGAAGGAGAGCTCTTTGCCTTCCTGGGCCCCAACGGGGCCGGCAAGTCTACCACCATCAATATGCTCTGCACGCTGCTGCGGCCAACATCCGGCAAAGCCCGGGTGGGGGGCCATGATATCGTGAAGGAGCCCCATGAAGTGCGCCGGCGCATCGGGCTGGTGTTCCAGGATCCCAGCCTGGATGATCGGCTGACGGCGTGGCAGAACCTCCAGTTTCACGCCCGGCTGTATGATGTCCCCCGTCGGGCCTTCGAGGAACGGGCGAAGCGCCTGCTGGAGCTGGTGGATCTCCTGGATCACGCCCACCAGGAAGTGCGCACCTTCTCCGGGGGGATGAAGCGCCGGCTGGAGCTCGCCCGCGGCCTGCTCCATCAACCCAAGGTCCTTTTCCTGGACGAACCCACGCTGGGGCTGGATCCTCAGACGCGGCGTCACATTTGGGATTACATTCTCCGCCTGCGCGATACCGAGGGGACCACGGTCTTCTTCACCACGCATTATATGGACGAAGCGGAGCGGGCGGATCGCATCGCCATCATCGACCACGGGCGCATCATCGCCCTGGACACCCCGGATAACCTGAAAGCCATGATCGGCGGAGATGTGATCCTGATGCGAACCAGCGACGATGCCCGCGCGGCCGAGCGGTTGCGGGAGGCGCTGGCGCTGGAGCCCCGCCGGACCGAAGAAGGGCTGCTCATCGAAGCCGCACGAGGCGATCAGCTCATCCCCCGACTGCTGGGGGTCCTGCAGAACGGCCGGGAGCCCCCGCTGACCGTTCACAGCATCAGCCTGCGGCGGCCCAGCCTGGAGGATGTGTTCATCAAACTGACCGGCCGCGCCATCCGGGATGAAGAGGCCTCACCCCTGGACATGATGCGTCTGAGCCAGCGACTCTGGAGGCGGAGGTAA